The sequence ATGCAAGTCAAGGCTTTATCTTTCCTGAGGAGCTGTTCTTCATGGTCTCTGAGCTGAGCTACTGTTGGATTTGGCCTGAGAGCGGGAGGATCTTCATTTGTCTCAACCACTTTCCATAGACCTTGAGATTTGAGGTAAGTTTTCATCTTCACCGACCACAAATGATAAAGTGATCCGTTGAAGGTAGGAGCTGCTGGAGCTGATGAGCTACTTGAAGTCATTTTTCTGgttttgttcttgttcttgttcttctttttctttttcaaaaaatctCACAAATCTTTCAAACACTCGGTATTTctctccctcacgtgtttgaCTCTCTAGATTTTCTGTTTTAGCCTCAGATGTGAGCTATACCAAATGCGGAAATGAAATAGAACTTAGCTAGGTTTGAGCTAAAGTTCTTATAAACTGAGCTAAATCTGAGCTCAAGTTCTTAAGAAATATGGAAATAATGAAGAGAAATTGAGAGGAAATGGctaaaaaatatgttttttttttccttatatttTCAGCCTTTaacatttgatttaaatagagAAGGAGATTACAAAAGTTGTAGTTTCCAATGCCACTAACATAGGAACTTGTACAAAgtcaaataagaaattaaatactacATGGGGACTTACAAGCCAGTAGTTCCCAATGACACTAACATAGGAACTTGTACAAAGttaaacaagaaattaaatactacACGGGAACTTACAAGTTATAAAAAACTGCTGAAAACCACGTGTTTGTTTCCAAGACAAGCTCATGTTCCAACAATAAATAGTCTTCCCCACATTCTTCCTTTAGGTCCAATGTTGTTGACGAAGGGCAGCAATATGGACGCCTTTTCTTCCACTTTCCTCTCTACTGTGCATCCTTCAAAGCTCTTTCTTTCCCCTACCACGAACTTGCTCAATTCCCCTGTAAGGGCATCAACTTTACTTCCATTCCCTCTTTTCACTGTATCATCTGTTAGAATTGAAGATAAACCTCAGGCCACAACGACAAGACCTACTACCACTATCAAAAGTCCATCAACCTCCTCTTCACCTATAACCACTGCAACTAAATCACCACCACCTTCAACCATGAAAAATTCGGCAGTGGCCGGGGCAAAGAGGCGAGTGGAGCCAAACTTACCCACTTTGATGTTCAGTGCATTTGACGACATTATCAACAAATTTATAGACCCTCCAATGCGGCCTTCGGTTGATCCAAGATACATACTTTCCGATAACTTTGCTCCAGTTGATGAACTCCCCCCAACTGAGTGTGAGGTGGTGGAGGGATCACTTCTGTCATGCCTTGATGGTGCCTACATTCGCAACGGACCAAACCCGCAGTACCTCCCTCGAGGGCCTTACCACCTATTTGATGGAGACGGCATGCTTCACTCCATCAGAATCTCTCAAGGCAAGGCCACTCTCTGCAGCCGCTATGTGAAGACCTATAAATACACTATGGAGCGTGATGCTGGAGCCCCACTTCTTCCTAATGTCTTCTCTGGGTTCAACGGCCTTGCGGCCTCGGCAACACGCGGTGCTCTCTCAGCTGCTCGAATTCTTTCTGGTCAATTCAATCCGGTTAATGGCATTGGTCTAGCAAACACCAGCCTTGCTTTCTTTGGCAATCGTCTTTATGCACTTGGTGAATCTGATCTGCCTTATACTGTTCGATTGACATTAAATGGAGACATTGAGACTCTAGGTCGCCATGATTTTGAAGGGAAGTTATTCATGAGCATGACTGCTCACCCCAAGATAGACCTTGAGACAGGCGAGGCTTTTGCTTTTCGGTATGGTCCTGTGCCTCCATTTCTAACATATTTTCGCTTTGAttcaaaaggaaataaacagCCAGATGTGCCCATATTTTCCATGGTTCGCCCATCTTTTCTTCATGACTTTGCAATCAGCAAGAAGTATGCTATATTTGCTGACATACAAATTGTTATGAACCCCATGGACATGATATTTGGAGGAGGCTCTCCTGTAGGTGCGGACCCAACAAAAGTACCAAGGCTTGGAATCATCCCTCGATATGCAAAGGATGAATCAGAAATGAGGTGGTTCGATGTGCCAGGATTCAATCTAATTCATGCAATCAACGCATGGGATGAGGAGGACGCAATAGTCATGTTGGCACCAAATATATTATCCGTAGAACACACCCTTGAGAGAATGGAGCTTGTCCATGCCTTGGTGGAGAAAGTGAGAATAGACTTAAAAACAGGCATAGTAACAAGAAACCCTGTTTCAGCAAGAAATCTAGATTTTGCAGTGATAAACCCTGCTTACATTGGGAAAAAGAACAGATATGTATATGCAGCCATAGGTGACCCAATGCCTAAGATATCAGGGGTGGTGAAACTGGACGTCTCCAAAGGAGATAGGCAGGAATGCACGGTGGCTAGTAGGATGTTCGGCCCGAAATGCTACGGGGGCGAGCCTTTCTTTGTGGCAAGGGAGCCTGACAATATAGACGCAGAGGAGGATGATGGATTTGTGGTGTCATATGTACATGATGAAATTGCTGGAGAATCCAAGTTCTTGGTAATGGATGCGAGATCACCTAATCTTGACATAGTGGCAGCCGTGA comes from Ricinus communis isolate WT05 ecotype wild-type chromosome 5, ASM1957865v1, whole genome shotgun sequence and encodes:
- the LOC8280147 gene encoding probable carotenoid cleavage dioxygenase 4, chloroplastic, yielding MLLTKGSNMDAFSSTFLSTVHPSKLFLSPTTNLLNSPVRASTLLPFPLFTVSSVRIEDKPQATTTRPTTTIKSPSTSSSPITTATKSPPPSTMKNSAVAGAKRRVEPNLPTLMFSAFDDIINKFIDPPMRPSVDPRYILSDNFAPVDELPPTECEVVEGSLLSCLDGAYIRNGPNPQYLPRGPYHLFDGDGMLHSIRISQGKATLCSRYVKTYKYTMERDAGAPLLPNVFSGFNGLAASATRGALSAARILSGQFNPVNGIGLANTSLAFFGNRLYALGESDLPYTVRLTLNGDIETLGRHDFEGKLFMSMTAHPKIDLETGEAFAFRYGPVPPFLTYFRFDSKGNKQPDVPIFSMVRPSFLHDFAISKKYAIFADIQIVMNPMDMIFGGGSPVGADPTKVPRLGIIPRYAKDESEMRWFDVPGFNLIHAINAWDEEDAIVMLAPNILSVEHTLERMELVHALVEKVRIDLKTGIVTRNPVSARNLDFAVINPAYIGKKNRYVYAAIGDPMPKISGVVKLDVSKGDRQECTVASRMFGPKCYGGEPFFVAREPDNIDAEEDDGFVVSYVHDEIAGESKFLVMDARSPNLDIVAAVRLPRRVPYGFHGLFVRENDLKKL